A portion of the Pseudomonas protegens CHA0 genome contains these proteins:
- a CDS encoding putative bifunctional diguanylate cyclase/phosphodiesterase: MSKPVEPLRLLLLAEEPVWTALLRECVAPLGDSVVLISAPSWESVSRLFEDDRNAVLLTLPHLQPGPGRCSLPTVLLLDQEPPVAPVGVSDWLVSSCLSTDALRRCLRHVRERGLLENTLQRLAEQDPLTGIANRQGFQTLLAARLAENEGRGLALGHLDLDNFRHANDALGHQAGDRLILQVVSRLKSQLEAGDQLARLGSDEFALLIDTRRAPQRAEWMAERITEAMAEPYWVDGESLLIGCSLGIAHARANAGADPLMWHAHIAMQQAKSTQGCTFHIFNERINRNARSLADLESELRRALRRDELELHYQPRLNLHDGKIVGLEALVRWRHGERGLLPPSEFVPLAEQSGLIVPLGYWVISRALRDMQALRERGLPPLHMAVNLSFRQFQDSQLLSTLSRLIAERGVEAQWLEFELTETAVMRRSDLVKQTMDALGRLGVRFSLDDFGTGFSSFVHLNSLPITLLKVDKSFVGGMEQREENRKLVHAMINLAHNLNLNVVAEGVETAEQLALLRGFGCDQAQGYLISKPLPLAELMDYLTFGSSQQALQEGTV, translated from the coding sequence TTGTCTAAGCCTGTCGAACCCTTGCGTTTGCTGCTACTGGCTGAAGAGCCGGTGTGGACAGCGTTGTTGCGCGAGTGTGTCGCTCCGTTGGGAGACTCGGTGGTATTGATCAGTGCTCCCAGCTGGGAGTCTGTCAGCCGTTTGTTTGAAGACGACCGCAACGCGGTCCTGTTGACCCTTCCTCATTTGCAGCCCGGCCCCGGGCGTTGCAGCCTGCCCACCGTGTTGCTGCTGGACCAGGAACCGCCCGTAGCCCCTGTAGGCGTCAGCGACTGGTTGGTGAGTTCCTGCCTGAGTACCGATGCCCTGCGCCGTTGCCTGCGCCATGTACGTGAGCGCGGCCTGCTGGAAAACACCCTGCAGCGCCTGGCAGAGCAGGACCCCCTGACCGGCATCGCCAACCGCCAGGGGTTCCAGACCTTGCTGGCCGCGCGCCTGGCGGAAAACGAAGGCCGTGGCCTGGCCCTGGGCCATCTCGACCTGGACAATTTCCGCCACGCCAACGACGCCCTGGGCCACCAGGCCGGCGACCGGCTGATCCTGCAGGTGGTCTCGCGCCTGAAAAGCCAGCTTGAGGCCGGCGATCAACTGGCCCGCCTGGGCAGTGATGAGTTTGCCTTGCTCATCGACACCCGCCGCGCTCCACAGCGGGCCGAGTGGATGGCCGAGCGCATCACCGAAGCCATGGCCGAGCCCTATTGGGTCGATGGCGAAAGCCTGCTGATCGGCTGCAGCCTGGGGATTGCCCATGCCCGGGCCAATGCCGGCGCCGACCCGCTGATGTGGCATGCACACATCGCCATGCAACAGGCCAAGAGCACCCAGGGCTGCACCTTTCATATCTTCAACGAGCGGATCAATCGCAACGCTCGCAGCCTGGCCGACCTGGAAAGCGAACTGCGCCGGGCCCTGCGCCGCGACGAACTGGAGTTGCACTACCAGCCCCGGCTGAACCTGCATGACGGCAAGATCGTGGGCCTCGAAGCCCTAGTGCGCTGGCGCCATGGCGAGCGCGGCCTGCTGCCGCCCAGCGAGTTCGTGCCCCTGGCCGAGCAGAGCGGGCTGATCGTGCCCCTGGGCTACTGGGTGATTTCCCGAGCCCTGCGGGACATGCAGGCCCTGCGCGAACGCGGCCTGCCGCCGTTGCACATGGCGGTGAACCTGTCGTTCCGCCAGTTCCAGGACAGCCAACTGCTCTCGACCCTGAGCCGCCTGATTGCCGAGCGCGGAGTCGAGGCCCAGTGGCTGGAATTCGAATTGACCGAGACCGCAGTGATGCGCCGCAGTGACCTGGTGAAGCAGACCATGGATGCCCTGGGTCGCCTGGGAGTGCGTTTCTCCCTGGACGATTTCGGTACCGGCTTCTCTTCCTTCGTCCACCTCAACAGCCTGCCCATTACCCTGCTCAAGGTGGACAAGAGCTTTGTCGGCGGCATGGAGCAGCGCGAAGAGAACCGCAAGCTGGTCCACGCCATGATCAACCTGGCCCATAACCTGAACCTGAAT
- the rep gene encoding DNA helicase Rep, which yields MSRLNPRQQEAVNYVGGPLLVLAGAGSGKTSVITRKIAHLIQNCGIRAQYIVAMTFTNKAAREMKERVGTLLRSGEGRGLTVSTFHNLGLNIIRKEHVRLGYKPGFSIFDETDVKALMTDIMQKEYSGDDGVDEIKNMIGSWKNDLILPAEALENARNPKEQTAAIVYTHYQRTLKAFNAVDFDDLILLPVKLFEEHADILEKWQNKVRYLLVDEYQDTNASQYLLVKMLIGKRNQFTVVGDDDQSIYAWRGARPENLMLLKDDYPSLKVVMLEQNYRSTSRILRCANVLISNNPHEFEKQLWSEMGHGDEIRVIRCRNEDAEAERVAMEILSLHLRTDRPYSDFAILYRGNYQAKLIELKLQHHQVPYRLSGGNSFFGRQEVKDLMAYFRLIVNPDDDNAFLRVINVPRREIGSTTLEKLGNYATERKISMYAATDEIGLGEHLDSRFTDRLARFKRFMDRVREQCAGEDPISALRSMVMDIDYENWLRTNSSSDKAADYRMGNVWFLIEALKNTLEKDEDGEMTVEDAIGKLVLRDMLERQQEEEDGAEGVQMMTLHASKGLEFPYVFIMGMEEEILPHRSSIEADTIEEERRLAYVGITRARQTLAFTFAAKRKQYGEIIDCAPSRFLDELPPDDLAWEGNDDTPTEVKAVRGNSALADIRAMLKR from the coding sequence ATGTCCCGACTCAATCCCCGGCAGCAAGAAGCCGTGAACTATGTCGGCGGCCCTCTTTTGGTGCTCGCCGGCGCAGGCTCCGGCAAGACCAGCGTGATCACCCGCAAGATCGCGCACCTGATCCAGAATTGCGGCATCCGCGCCCAGTACATTGTCGCCATGACCTTTACCAACAAGGCCGCGCGGGAAATGAAGGAGCGGGTCGGCACCCTGCTGCGCAGCGGCGAAGGCCGTGGCCTGACGGTCTCGACCTTCCACAACCTGGGCCTGAACATCATCCGCAAGGAGCATGTGCGGCTGGGCTACAAGCCGGGCTTCTCGATCTTTGACGAGACCGACGTCAAGGCCCTGATGACCGACATCATGCAGAAGGAGTATTCCGGGGACGACGGCGTCGACGAGATCAAGAACATGATCGGCTCGTGGAAGAACGACCTGATCCTGCCCGCCGAGGCCCTGGAAAACGCCCGCAACCCCAAGGAACAGACCGCCGCCATCGTCTACACCCACTACCAGCGCACGCTCAAGGCGTTCAACGCAGTGGACTTCGACGACCTGATCCTGCTGCCGGTGAAGCTGTTCGAAGAGCACGCCGACATCCTGGAGAAATGGCAGAACAAGGTGCGCTACCTGCTGGTGGACGAATACCAGGACACCAATGCCAGCCAGTACCTGCTGGTGAAGATGCTGATCGGCAAGCGCAACCAGTTCACCGTGGTGGGCGACGACGACCAGTCGATCTACGCCTGGCGCGGCGCACGCCCGGAAAACCTGATGCTGCTCAAGGACGACTACCCGTCCCTGAAAGTGGTGATGCTGGAGCAGAACTACCGCTCCACCAGCCGTATCCTGCGCTGCGCCAACGTGCTGATCTCCAACAACCCCCACGAATTCGAAAAGCAGCTGTGGAGCGAGATGGGCCACGGCGACGAGATCCGCGTGATCCGCTGCCGCAACGAAGATGCCGAGGCCGAACGGGTGGCCATGGAAATCCTCAGCCTGCACCTGCGCACCGACCGCCCCTACAGCGACTTCGCCATTCTTTACCGGGGTAACTACCAGGCCAAGCTGATCGAACTGAAGCTGCAGCACCACCAGGTGCCCTATCGCCTGTCCGGCGGTAACAGCTTCTTCGGACGCCAGGAAGTAAAGGATCTGATGGCCTACTTCCGCCTGATCGTGAACCCGGATGACGACAACGCCTTCCTCCGGGTGATCAACGTGCCGCGCCGGGAAATCGGCTCCACGACCCTGGAAAAACTCGGCAACTACGCCACCGAACGCAAGATCTCGATGTACGCCGCCACCGACGAAATCGGCCTGGGCGAACATCTGGACAGCCGTTTCACCGACCGCCTGGCGCGCTTCAAGCGCTTCATGGACCGGGTCCGCGAACAGTGCGCCGGCGAAGACCCGATTTCCGCCCTGCGCAGCATGGTCATGGACATCGACTACGAGAACTGGCTGCGCACCAACAGCTCCAGCGACAAGGCGGCGGACTACCGGATGGGCAACGTCTGGTTCCTGATCGAGGCCTTGAAGAACACCCTGGAAAAAGACGAAGACGGCGAGATGACCGTCGAAGACGCCATCGGCAAGCTGGTCCTGCGCGACATGCTGGAACGTCAGCAGGAAGAGGAAGACGGCGCCGAGGGCGTGCAGATGATGACCTTGCATGCCTCCAAGGGTCTGGAATTTCCCTACGTGTTCATCATGGGCATGGAAGAGGAAATCCTCCCGCACCGCTCCAGTATCGAAGCCGATACCATCGAGGAAGAACGGCGCCTGGCCTACGTGGGCATTACCCGCGCGCGTCAGACCCTGGCCTTTACCTTTGCAGCCAAGCGCAAGCAGTACGGTGAAATCATCGACTGCGCGCCGAGCCGTTTCCTCGATGAGCTGCCCCCGGACGATCTGGCCTGGGAAGGCAACGACGACACCCCGACCGAAGTGAAGGCCGTTCGCGGCAATAGCGCCTTGGCGGATATACGCGCGATGTTAAAGCGTTAA
- a CDS encoding xanthine phosphoribosyltransferase, with protein MEALHKKIREEGIVLSDQVLKVDAFLNHQIDPQLMKLIGDEFATLFKDSGITKIVTIEASGIAPAIMTGLNLGVPVIFARKHQSLTLTENLLSATVYSFTKQVESTVAISPRHLTSSDRVLIIDDFLANGKASQALISIIKQAGATVAGLGIVIEKSFQGGRAELDSQGYRVESLARVKSLAGGVVTFIE; from the coding sequence GTGGAAGCACTGCACAAGAAAATTCGCGAAGAAGGCATCGTGCTTTCCGATCAAGTACTGAAGGTCGACGCCTTTCTGAACCATCAGATCGACCCGCAGTTGATGAAGTTGATCGGCGACGAATTCGCCACGCTGTTCAAGGATTCGGGCATCACCAAGATCGTCACCATCGAAGCCTCAGGGATAGCCCCGGCGATCATGACCGGTCTGAACCTGGGCGTGCCGGTGATCTTCGCCCGCAAGCACCAGTCCCTGACCCTGACCGAGAACCTGCTGTCGGCCACCGTGTACTCCTTCACCAAGCAGGTGGAAAGCACCGTCGCCATTTCCCCGCGGCACCTGACCAGCAGCGACCGCGTGCTGATCATCGACGACTTCCTGGCCAACGGTAAGGCGTCCCAGGCACTGATCTCGATCATCAAGCAGGCCGGCGCCACCGTGGCCGGCCTGGGCATCGTCATCGAGAAGTCGTTCCAGGGCGGCCGTGCCGAACTGGACTCCCAGGGCTACCGCGTGGAATCCCTGGCCCGGGTCAAATCCCTGGCCGGCGGCGTGGTCACCTTCATCGAGTAA
- a CDS encoding acetyl-CoA hydrolase/transferase C-terminal domain-containing protein — MLQSCSIEHAVDEVLARLPQHIHMGMPLGLGKPNRFANALYRRIAGMPERQLTIYTALSLGRPALGDGLQKRFLEPFVERVFGDYPELDFLADLHRDSLPANIRVEQFFMQPGSLLHSAPAQQDYVSSNYSHAARDINAAGLNLVAQLLARDPQDAGRLSLSCNPDITLDMLPMIAKRRAQGETILILGQVHSDLPYMPGDSEIDAADLDLLIDEEERSTLFSTPNMPVGIQDHCIGLHASTLVRDGGTLQIGIGSMGDALTAALLARQADNEGYRALLADLQVDYWQPLIDREGGVEPFAQGLYGCSEMFVNGLLALADAGIVRRKVYPTVALQEQANAGTLDPDSAVGGVSIHGGFFLGPRSFYQRLRELPKSRLAQFNMTAISYINELYGHEELKRLQRRDARFINSAFTMTLMGAAVSDQLQGGRVLSGVGGQYNFVAQGHALADARSVLILRSWRESAGEVSSNIVWEYGHCTIPRHLRDIVITEYGIADLRGKTDAKVIEALLNISDSRFQAGLIEQAQKAGKLAKDFRLEPRFADNSPQRLQNIQARHRHLFPEYPLGSDFSAQERDLLRALNWLKSKFKLSEILELGKAALDAPEPAAFAEHLERMGLEKPEGLREDLYQRFLLAGLQATAPNLS, encoded by the coding sequence GGGATGCCGGAACGCCAGCTGACCATCTACACCGCTTTGAGCCTGGGCCGGCCGGCCCTGGGCGACGGTTTGCAGAAGCGCTTTCTCGAACCCTTCGTCGAACGGGTATTCGGTGACTACCCGGAGCTGGATTTTCTCGCTGACCTGCATCGCGACAGCCTGCCGGCGAACATTCGCGTCGAGCAGTTCTTCATGCAGCCCGGCAGCCTCCTGCACAGTGCCCCGGCGCAGCAGGACTACGTCAGCAGCAACTACAGCCATGCCGCCCGGGACATCAACGCAGCCGGTCTGAACCTGGTGGCGCAACTGCTGGCCAGGGACCCGCAAGACGCGGGACGCCTGAGCCTGAGCTGCAACCCGGACATCACCCTCGACATGTTGCCGATGATTGCCAAGCGCCGGGCGCAGGGGGAAACCATCCTGATCCTCGGCCAGGTCCACAGCGACCTGCCCTATATGCCGGGTGACTCGGAAATCGATGCCGCGGACCTCGACCTGCTGATCGACGAAGAGGAACGCAGTACGTTGTTCTCCACGCCGAACATGCCCGTGGGCATCCAGGACCATTGCATAGGCCTGCACGCCAGCACCTTGGTGCGCGACGGCGGCACCCTGCAGATCGGCATTGGCTCCATGGGCGATGCGCTGACCGCGGCCTTGCTCGCACGGCAGGCGGACAACGAGGGCTACCGCGCACTGCTGGCAGACCTGCAGGTGGATTACTGGCAGCCGCTGATCGATCGCGAAGGGGGTGTCGAGCCCTTTGCCCAGGGGCTCTACGGCTGCAGCGAAATGTTCGTCAACGGCCTGCTGGCCCTGGCCGACGCGGGCATCGTGCGGCGCAAGGTGTACCCGACGGTGGCGCTGCAAGAGCAAGCCAATGCCGGCACCCTGGATCCGGATTCGGCTGTCGGCGGGGTCTCGATCCATGGCGGTTTCTTCCTTGGCCCGCGCAGCTTCTATCAGCGCCTGCGGGAGCTGCCCAAGAGCAGGCTGGCGCAGTTCAACATGACCGCCATCAGCTACATCAACGAGCTGTATGGCCATGAGGAGCTCAAGCGTCTGCAACGCCGGGATGCGCGCTTTATCAACAGCGCCTTCACCATGACCCTGATGGGTGCGGCGGTGTCCGACCAGTTGCAGGGCGGGCGCGTGCTGAGCGGGGTGGGCGGGCAATACAACTTCGTCGCCCAGGGCCATGCCCTGGCGGATGCCCGCTCGGTGCTGATCCTGCGCAGCTGGCGCGAGTCGGCGGGGGAAGTGAGCTCCAACATTGTCTGGGAATACGGCCACTGCACCATCCCCCGTCACCTGCGGGACATCGTGATCACCGAGTACGGCATCGCCGATCTGCGGGGCAAGACGGACGCCAAGGTGATCGAGGCGTTGCTCAATATCAGCGATTCACGCTTCCAGGCCGGATTGATCGAGCAGGCACAGAAAGCCGGCAAGCTGGCGAAGGACTTTCGTCTGGAGCCGCGTTTTGCCGACAACAGCCCACAGCGTTTGCAGAACATTCAGGCGCGTCATCGCCACCTGTTCCCGGAGTATCCGCTGGGCAGTGATTTCAGCGCCCAGGAGCGCGATCTGCTGCGGGCGCTGAACTGGCTCAAGAGCAAGTTCAAGCTCAGCGAGATCCTCGAGCTGGGCAAGGCGGCACTCGACGCACCGGAGCCCGCGGCGTTTGCCGAGCACTTGGAACGCATGGGGCTGGAGAAACCCGAAGGCCTGCGTGAAGACCTGTACCAGCGGTTCCTGCTGGCGGGTCTGCAGGCCACGGCCCCCAACTTGTCGTAG